Proteins from one Gossypium raimondii isolate GPD5lz chromosome 8, ASM2569854v1, whole genome shotgun sequence genomic window:
- the LOC105792611 gene encoding casein kinase 1 isoform X3: MVIELLGPSLEDLYNYCNRKLSLKSVLMLADQLINRVEFMHSRGFLHRDIKPDNFLMGLGRKANQVYIIDYGLAKKYRDLQSHKHIPYRENKNLTGTARYASVNTHLGVEQSRRDDLESLGYVLMYFLRGSLPWQGLKAGTKKQKYDKISEKKMVTPVEVLCQSYPSEFVSYFHYCRSLRFEDKPDYSYLKRLFRELFIREGYQFDFVYDWTILKYPQLTGSSRQRLSSGKAALNSGASAERTDKLSAGREQRDKSSGAVEVFTRKNASGGGHLSDPSKQKVSEKALPTKDEDNDSGRGRSSTTHPSSLSKRAVASSSRPTTSSVGPSDRSSWLLSGSSRLSGGQRLYSGSEPRSSLSKATTSQAIREDQNQSFEHHSRVTDDRK; this comes from the exons ATGGTTATAGAGCTTCTAGGGCCAAGCCTTGAGGACTTGTACAACTACTGCAATCGAAAGCTCTCTTTGAAGTCTGTATTAATGCTTGCAGATCAGTTA ATCAACAGAGTTGAGTTTATGCACTCAAGGGGATTTCTTCACCGTGATATAAAACCCGATAACTTTCTGATGGGTTTGGGACGAAAAGCAAATCAG GTGTATATCATTGATTATGGCCTTGCTAAAAAGTATAGGGATCTTCAAAGTCATAAACACATACCCTATAG AGAGAACAAGAATCTTACAGGCACAGCTCGATATGCAAGCGTTAACACTCACCTTGGAGTCG AACAAAGCCGAAGAGATGATTTGGAATCACTGGGTTATGTGCTCATGTATTTCTTAAGAGGAAG CCTCCCCTGGCAGGGCCTGAAGGCAGGAACAAAGAAgcaaaaatatgataaaatcagTGAAAAGAAGATGGTAACCCCTGTTGAG GTACTCTGCCAGTCATATCCATCAGAGTTTGTATCATACTTCCATTATTGTCGTTCATTACGCTTTGAAGACAAACCTGATTATTCATATTTGAAGAGGCTTTTCCGTGAGTTGTTTATTCGAGAGG GATATCAGTTTGATTTTGTGTATGACTGGACCATACTCAAGTATCCACAGCTCACTGGTAGCTCCAGACAACGG CTGTCTAGTGGAAAAGCTGCCTTAAATTCTGGAGCGTCTGCCGAAAGAACAGATAAGCTATCAG CGGGACGAGAGCAACGAGATAAATCTTCAGGTGCCGTTGAGGTATTTACTAGGAAAAATGCATCAGGTGGTGGACATCTTAGTGATCCTTCAAAACAGAAGGTATCAGAGAAGGCATTGCCAACAAAAGATGAG GATAATGATTCTGGAAGGGGACGAAGTTCTACCACCCATCCTAGCAGCTTGTCCAAGAGAGCAGTTGCCTCAAGCAGCAGGCCGACAACCTCTTCTGTGGGGCCCAGCGATAGATCAAGTTGGCTTCTTTCAGGTAGTAGTCGCCTCTCAGGAGGCCAGAGACTCTATTCTGGGTCTGAGCCAAGATCATCTCTCTCCAAAGCTACAACTTCGCAAGCTATCCGTGAAGATCAGAATCAAAGCTTCGAGCACCATTCAAGGGTTACAGATGATAGAAAGTGA
- the LOC105792611 gene encoding uncharacterized protein LOC105792611 isoform X1 yields MDRVVGGKFKIGRKIGAGSFGELYLGVNTETGEEIAIKMEPAKTRHPQLHYESKLYMLLQGGTGIPQLKWFGVEGDYNVMVIELLGPSLEDLYNYCNRKLSLKSVLMLADQLINRVEFMHSRGFLHRDIKPDNFLMGLGRKANQVYIIDYGLAKKYRDLQSHKHIPYRENKNLTGTARYASVNTHLGVEQSRRDDLESLGYVLMYFLRGSLPWQGLKAGTKKQKYDKISEKKMVTPVEVLCQSYPSEFVSYFHYCRSLRFEDKPDYSYLKRLFRELFIREGYQFDFVYDWTILKYPQLTGSSRQRLSSGKAALNSGASAERTDKLSAGREQRDKSSGAVEVFTRKNASGGGHLSDPSKQKVSEKALPTKDEDNDSGRGRSSTTHPSSLSKRAVASSSRPTTSSVGPSDRSSWLLSGSSRLSGGQRLYSGSEPRSSLSKATTSQAIREDQNQSFEHHSRVTDDRK; encoded by the exons atggATCGTGTTGTCGgtggaaaatttaaaattggtcGAAAGATAGGAGCTGGATCTTTTGGCGAGCTTTACCTCG ggGTCAATACAGAGACAGGGGAAGAAATTGCTATAAAGATG GAACCTGCGAAGACCAGGCACCCTCAGCTTCACTACGAGTCAAAGTTGTACATGCTTCTTCAAGGCGGAA CGGGAATTCCCCAACTCAAGTGGTTTGGGGTTGAAGGTGACTACAATGTTATGGTTATAGAGCTTCTAGGGCCAAGCCTTGAGGACTTGTACAACTACTGCAATCGAAAGCTCTCTTTGAAGTCTGTATTAATGCTTGCAGATCAGTTA ATCAACAGAGTTGAGTTTATGCACTCAAGGGGATTTCTTCACCGTGATATAAAACCCGATAACTTTCTGATGGGTTTGGGACGAAAAGCAAATCAG GTGTATATCATTGATTATGGCCTTGCTAAAAAGTATAGGGATCTTCAAAGTCATAAACACATACCCTATAG AGAGAACAAGAATCTTACAGGCACAGCTCGATATGCAAGCGTTAACACTCACCTTGGAGTCG AACAAAGCCGAAGAGATGATTTGGAATCACTGGGTTATGTGCTCATGTATTTCTTAAGAGGAAG CCTCCCCTGGCAGGGCCTGAAGGCAGGAACAAAGAAgcaaaaatatgataaaatcagTGAAAAGAAGATGGTAACCCCTGTTGAG GTACTCTGCCAGTCATATCCATCAGAGTTTGTATCATACTTCCATTATTGTCGTTCATTACGCTTTGAAGACAAACCTGATTATTCATATTTGAAGAGGCTTTTCCGTGAGTTGTTTATTCGAGAGG GATATCAGTTTGATTTTGTGTATGACTGGACCATACTCAAGTATCCACAGCTCACTGGTAGCTCCAGACAACGG CTGTCTAGTGGAAAAGCTGCCTTAAATTCTGGAGCGTCTGCCGAAAGAACAGATAAGCTATCAG CGGGACGAGAGCAACGAGATAAATCTTCAGGTGCCGTTGAGGTATTTACTAGGAAAAATGCATCAGGTGGTGGACATCTTAGTGATCCTTCAAAACAGAAGGTATCAGAGAAGGCATTGCCAACAAAAGATGAG GATAATGATTCTGGAAGGGGACGAAGTTCTACCACCCATCCTAGCAGCTTGTCCAAGAGAGCAGTTGCCTCAAGCAGCAGGCCGACAACCTCTTCTGTGGGGCCCAGCGATAGATCAAGTTGGCTTCTTTCAGGTAGTAGTCGCCTCTCAGGAGGCCAGAGACTCTATTCTGGGTCTGAGCCAAGATCATCTCTCTCCAAAGCTACAACTTCGCAAGCTATCCGTGAAGATCAGAATCAAAGCTTCGAGCACCATTCAAGGGTTACAGATGATAGAAAGTGA
- the LOC105792611 gene encoding casein kinase 1 isoform X2, with protein sequence MLLQGGTGIPQLKWFGVEGDYNVMVIELLGPSLEDLYNYCNRKLSLKSVLMLADQLINRVEFMHSRGFLHRDIKPDNFLMGLGRKANQVYIIDYGLAKKYRDLQSHKHIPYRENKNLTGTARYASVNTHLGVEQSRRDDLESLGYVLMYFLRGSLPWQGLKAGTKKQKYDKISEKKMVTPVEVLCQSYPSEFVSYFHYCRSLRFEDKPDYSYLKRLFRELFIREGYQFDFVYDWTILKYPQLTGSSRQRLSSGKAALNSGASAERTDKLSAGREQRDKSSGAVEVFTRKNASGGGHLSDPSKQKVSEKALPTKDEDNDSGRGRSSTTHPSSLSKRAVASSSRPTTSSVGPSDRSSWLLSGSSRLSGGQRLYSGSEPRSSLSKATTSQAIREDQNQSFEHHSRVTDDRK encoded by the exons ATGCTTCTTCAAGGCGGAA CGGGAATTCCCCAACTCAAGTGGTTTGGGGTTGAAGGTGACTACAATGTTATGGTTATAGAGCTTCTAGGGCCAAGCCTTGAGGACTTGTACAACTACTGCAATCGAAAGCTCTCTTTGAAGTCTGTATTAATGCTTGCAGATCAGTTA ATCAACAGAGTTGAGTTTATGCACTCAAGGGGATTTCTTCACCGTGATATAAAACCCGATAACTTTCTGATGGGTTTGGGACGAAAAGCAAATCAG GTGTATATCATTGATTATGGCCTTGCTAAAAAGTATAGGGATCTTCAAAGTCATAAACACATACCCTATAG AGAGAACAAGAATCTTACAGGCACAGCTCGATATGCAAGCGTTAACACTCACCTTGGAGTCG AACAAAGCCGAAGAGATGATTTGGAATCACTGGGTTATGTGCTCATGTATTTCTTAAGAGGAAG CCTCCCCTGGCAGGGCCTGAAGGCAGGAACAAAGAAgcaaaaatatgataaaatcagTGAAAAGAAGATGGTAACCCCTGTTGAG GTACTCTGCCAGTCATATCCATCAGAGTTTGTATCATACTTCCATTATTGTCGTTCATTACGCTTTGAAGACAAACCTGATTATTCATATTTGAAGAGGCTTTTCCGTGAGTTGTTTATTCGAGAGG GATATCAGTTTGATTTTGTGTATGACTGGACCATACTCAAGTATCCACAGCTCACTGGTAGCTCCAGACAACGG CTGTCTAGTGGAAAAGCTGCCTTAAATTCTGGAGCGTCTGCCGAAAGAACAGATAAGCTATCAG CGGGACGAGAGCAACGAGATAAATCTTCAGGTGCCGTTGAGGTATTTACTAGGAAAAATGCATCAGGTGGTGGACATCTTAGTGATCCTTCAAAACAGAAGGTATCAGAGAAGGCATTGCCAACAAAAGATGAG GATAATGATTCTGGAAGGGGACGAAGTTCTACCACCCATCCTAGCAGCTTGTCCAAGAGAGCAGTTGCCTCAAGCAGCAGGCCGACAACCTCTTCTGTGGGGCCCAGCGATAGATCAAGTTGGCTTCTTTCAGGTAGTAGTCGCCTCTCAGGAGGCCAGAGACTCTATTCTGGGTCTGAGCCAAGATCATCTCTCTCCAAAGCTACAACTTCGCAAGCTATCCGTGAAGATCAGAATCAAAGCTTCGAGCACCATTCAAGGGTTACAGATGATAGAAAGTGA
- the LOC105792609 gene encoding uncharacterized protein LOC105792609: MQGFSDGGADLGQLQSTMRNIEVACTSIQMHINPAAAEATILALSQSPQPYTACRFILENSQVPNARFQAAAAIRDAAIREWSFLSNEERRSLISFCLCFVMQHASSPEGYVQAKVSSVAAQLMKRGWLDFTEAEKEAFFYQVNQAILGAHGVDVQFIGVNFLESLVSEFSPSTSSVMGLPREFHEQCRTSLELNYLKMFYCWARDAALSVTNKIMEPNAVIPEVKVCTAALRLMLQILNWEFRSDPTSMKAGIDVFSAGVRHDNASSKRSECVLVQPGPAWFDVLISSGHVSWLLSLYSALRQKFSREGYWIDCPIAVSARKLIVQLCSLAGTIFPSDSGKMQENHLLQLLSGILQWIDPPDVVSKAIEEGKSESEMLDGCRALLSIATATTPFVFDQLLKAIRPYGTFTLLSTLMCEVVKVLMTNNTDEETWSWEARDLLLDTWTILLVPMDGSGGDASLPSEGKHAAANLFAMIVESELKVASASVTNDEGDSDYLQASISAMDERLSSYALIARAAIDVTIPLLTRLFSERFARLHQGRGIIDPTETLEELYSLLLITGHVLADEGEGETPLVPTAIQTNFVDIVEAEKHPVVVLSGSIIRFAEQSMDPEVRAAIFSPRLMEAVIWFLARWSHTYLMPLEEANCLSNDYQKQHQSINSRKALLNFFGEHNQGQVVLNIIVRISAMTLMSYPGEKDLQGLTCHHLLHTLVRRKTICYQLVSLDSWRDLANAFTNEKSLFLLSSANQRSLAQTLVLSASGLRNSEAANQYVKGLMGHMTTYLVELSNRSDLKSVAHQPDIIMSVSCLLERLRGAAAAAGPRRQRAMYEIGISVMNPVLLLLEVYKDESTVVYLLLKFVVDWVDGQISYLESRETASVIDFCMRLLQLYSSHNIGKISISLSSTLLSEAKTEKYKDLRALLQLLSSLCSKDLVDFSSDSIEATGINISQVVFFGLHIVTPLISLELLKYPKLCHDYFSLLSHIVEVYPETLAQLNSEAFAHIIGTLDFGLHHQDLEVVSMCLGALKALAAYNYREICAGKTGLVSAGHGNSPEGIFSQFLRSLLQLLLFEDYSPDLVSAAADALLPLILCEQGLYQKLGNELIERQTNPALKSRLANALHSLTSSNHLAFRLDRVNYQRFRKNLNSFLVEVRGFLRTI, from the exons ATGCAAGGGTTTTCCGATGGCGGCGCCGATTTGGGTCAGCTTCAATCAACCATGCGCAACATCGAAGTCGCTTGCACTTCGATTCAG ATGCATATAAATCCAGCAGCGGCAGAGGCAACGATATTGGCATTATCACAGTCGCCTCAACCGTACACAGCATGTCGATTTATCCTTG AAAATTCTCAGGTGCCCAATGCAAGGTTTCAGGCTGCTGCAGCCATTCGAGATGCAGCTATCAGAGAATGGAGTTTTCTTTCCAATGAAGAAAGGAGAAGTTTGATTAG TTTCTGTCTGTGCTTTGTTATGCAACATGCTAGTTCACCAGAGGGCTATGTCCAAGCAAAGGTGTCTTCTGTGGCTGCTCAATTGATGAAAAGAGGCTG GCTTGACTTTACAGAAGCTGAGAAGGAGGCATTCTTTTATCAG GTTAACCAGGCCATTCTTGGAGCTCATGGAGTGGATGTGCAGTTCATAGGAGTGAATTTCTTAGAATCTTTG GTTTCTGAATTTTCACCTTCTACTTCAAGTGTCATGGGTCTTCCCAGGGAATTTCACGAGCAGTGTCGGACATCATTAGAGCTAAACTATTTGAAG ATGTTCTACTGTTGGGCACGAGATGCTGCTTTAAGCGTCACAAACAAAATAATGGAACCTAATGCTGTGATACCTGAGGTTAAAGTTTGTACTGCTGCACTACGGCTCATGCTTCAAATTCTGAATTGGGAGTTTCGGAGTGATCCAACCAGCATGAAAGCCGGTATCGATGTTTTTTCAGCTGGAGTTAGACATGACAATGCTTCATCTAAGAGGTCTGAATGTGTCTTAGTGCAG CCTGGGCCTGCGTGGTTTGATGTTTTAATCTCAAGTGGCCATGTTAGTTGGCTGCTCAGCTTATATTCAGCTCTTAGACAGAAGTTTTCCCGTGAAGGTTATTGGATTGATTGCCCTATTGCAGTCTCTGCTCGAAAGCTAATTGTACAGTTATGCTCTTTGGCAGGAACCATATTTCCTTCTG atagTGGGAAAATGCAAGAGAATCATTTGCTACAACTGCTATCTGGTATATTACAGTGGATAGATCCTCCTGATGTTGTTTCAAAAGCTATTGAAGAGGGGAAAAGTGAAAG TGAGATGCTCGATGGTTGCCGTGCATTGCTCTCTATTGCAACTGCTACAACTCCTTTTGTGTTTGATCAACTCTTGAAAGCCATAAG GCcttatggtacttttaccttgCTGTCCACCTTGATGTGTGAAGTTGTTAAAGTTCTCATGACTAATAATACTGATGAGGAGACTTGGAGCTGGGAGGCCAGAGATCTCTTGTTAGATACATGGACTATTCTACTTGTG CCTATGGATGGTAGTGGTGGTGATGCATCGCTTCCTTCGGAAGGGAAACATGCTGCTGCAAATCTCTTTGCCATGATTGTAGAGTCTGAGCTAAAAG TGGCTTCTGCTTCAGTGACAAATGATGAAGGTGATTCTGACTATCTTCAGGCTTCTATTTCTG CAATGGATGAAAGATTAAGTTCGTATGCTCTCATAGCAAGAGCAGCAATTGATGTCACAATTCCTCTGCTCACAAGACTGTTTTCTGAGCGTTTTGCACGGCTTCATCAG GGAAGAGGCATTATTGATCCTACTGAAACTTTGGAAGAACTTTACTCGCTATTGTTAATAACTGGACATGTACTTGCTGATGAAGGAGAGGGAGAAACGCCTTtg GTACCAACTGCCATACAAACTAACTTTGTTGACATTGTAGAAGCCGAAAAGCATCCTGTTGTTGTTCTCTCGGG TTCAATTATAAGGTTTGCTGAACAGAGCATGGATCCAGAAGTAAGAGCGGCTATTTTCAGTCCTCGACTTATGGAG GCTGTCATATGGTTTCTGGCACGATGGTCTCATACATACCTAATGCCTCTTGAAGAAGCTAACTGCCTAAGTAATGATTATCAGAAGCAGCATCAGTCAATAAACTCTAGAAAagctttattaaatttttttggagaACACAATCAGGGACAAGTTGTTCTAAACATTATTGTTCGCATCTCTGCGATGACATTGATGTCATACCCTGGGGAGAAGGATTTGCAG GGTCTTACTTGCCACCATCTGCTTCACACTCTAGTTCGCCGGAAAACCATTTGTTATCAGCTTGTTTCATTG GATTCATGGCGTGACCTAGCAAATGCTTTTACAAATGAGAAAAGTTTGTTCTTGTTGAGTTCTGCCAATCAG CGCTCACTGGCTCAGACCCTTGTTCTCTCTGCTTCTGGACTGAGAAATTCAGAGGCTGCAAATCA ATATGTAAAGGGTCTCATGGGTCATATGACAACCTATCTGGTGGAACTATCTAACAGAAGTGATCTCAAAAGCGTTGCACACCAACCGGATATCATCATGTCG GTTAGTTGCTTGTTGGAGAGGCTTCGTGGAGCTGCTGCTGCTGCAGGACCTAGAAGACAAAGAGCGATGTATGAGATTGGTATCTCTGTAATGAACCCTGTGCTACTTCTTCTCGAAGTTTACAAGGATGAG TCTACAGTTGTATACCTGCTACTCAAATTTGTTGTTGACTGGGTGGATGGACAAATATCCTATCTAGAGTCTCGAGAAACTGCTTCTGTAATTGATTTCTGCATGCGTTTGCTCCAGCTTTACTCGTCACACAATATTGGAAAG aTATCAATAAGTCTTTCAAGCACTTTACTTAGTGAGGCCAAGACCGAGAAATACAAAGATTTGCGTGCTCTTCTTCAACTTCTTTCAAGTCTTTGTTCAAAAGATCTG GTTGATTTCTCATCAGATTCCATTGAAGCTACAGGCATTAATATATCTCAG GTTGTATTCTTTGGCCTTCACATAGTCACTCCTTTGATATCTTTGGAGCTGCTGAAATACCCAAAACTTTGTCATGAT TACTTCTCACTTCTGTCACATATTGTGGAGGTGTACCCTGAAACACTTGCACAATTAAACAGTGAGGCATTTGCTCATATTATAGGAACTCTGGATTTTGGACTTCACCATCAG GACTTAGAAGTAGTTAGCATGTGCTTGGGAGCTCTGAAAGCTCTTGCTGCATACAACTATCGGGAGATCTGTGCGGGTAAAACTGGATTGGTTTCTGCAGGACATGGAAATTCACCCGAAGGAATTTTCAGCCAGTTTCTACGTTCCTTATTGCAATTGCTCCTTTTTGAAGATTACAG TCCTGATCTGGTTAGCGCTGCAGCAGATGCTCTCCTTCCGTTGATCCTTTGTGAGCAAGGCCTATACCAG AAATTAGGCAATGAGTTAATTGAGAGGCAGACAAATCCAGCACTCAAATCAAGACTGGCAAATGCATTGCACTCACTCACAAGTTCAAACCATCTTGCTTTTAGGCTAGACCGTGTCAACTACCAGAGATTTAGGAAGAACTTAAACAGCTTTCTGGTAGAAGTTCGGGGGTTTCTGCGAACAATATGA
- the LOC105792610 gene encoding uncharacterized protein LOC105792610 encodes MDLLNQLETILESDPLIDEVGLIHPSQFITLSKECSESSNSSSDGAFRPANTKFWNRDHKLGISTEILLPVCKAAKSAFMDAMKQYKTHSDLSVNKREDKNMVYGHSSSCQSFESEVMKHSRALLLLSCDLGTAWNARKLVVSKKQQLPMFTDELHLSALVLSYSHKSEQAWSHRRWVIKMICEKYSNLQQIIAKESELVEKIAERSKMNYRAWNHRCWLVSYMTREQMLYELKKSRDWAGLHVADNSCFHYRRRLMLGISENKQGDDPSYDVENYQVVKEELDLNEALIKRYIGREALWLHRRFLSLCLIRHLMTTTHGISCHSTSMDNEINIFLDKELRLLDSCSTIQDTEFEDFKGQAIYSTMYFLWLIKQIPEFRKIELQEKLKAGNLKNILHKTCPERSFLWDVLEL; translated from the exons ATGGATCTGCTAAATCAGTTGGAGACAATTTTGGAATCTGATCCTCTCAT AGATGAAGTGGGGCTTATTCACCCATCTCAGTTTATCACTCTCAGCAAAGAGTGCAGTGAATCCAGTAATTCATCCTCGGATGGTGCTTTCAGACCAGCAAATACGAAATTTTGGAATAGAGATCATAAGTTGGGAATTTCCACTGAGATTCTTCTTCCCGTGTGTAAAGCTGCAAAAAGTGCATTTATGGATGCGATGAAACAATATAAGACACATAGTGACTTATCGGTTAATAAGCGTGAGGATAAGAACATGGTTTATGGCCATTCATCATCTTGCCAATCTTTTGAAAGTGAAGTCATGAAGCACAGTAGAGCGCTTTTATTGTTAAGCTGTGATCTTGGCACAGCTTGGAATGCCAG GAAGCTAGTTGTGTCGAAGAAGCAGCAGCTGCCAATGTTTACGGATGAACTTCACTTGTCTGCACTTGTTCTTTCTTATTCACATAAAAGTGAACAAGCTTGGAGTCACAGGCGGTGGGTGATCAAGATGATTTGTGAGAAATATTCGAATCTGCAACAGATCATAGCAAAAGAATCCGAGCTCGTTGAAAAAATAGCCGAG AGATCAAAAATGAACTATCGTGCTTGGAATCATCGCTGCTGGTTAGTTTCCTATATGACAAGAGAACAG ATGCTTTACGAGTTAAAGAAATCCAGAGATTGGGCTGGGCTGCATGTTGCCGATAATTCATGTTTTCACTATCGCAGA CGGCTAATGCTCGGGATTTCAGAGAATAAACAAGGTGACGACCCTTCTTATGATGTAGAAAACTATCAAGTCGTGAAG GAGGAACTTGATTTGAATGAAGCGTTAATAAAACGTTATATAGGGAGAGAG GCTCTCTGGCTTCATCGTCGTTTCCTGTCCCTTTGTTTGATACGGCATTTGATGACAACTACACATGGTATTTCATGCCATTCCACCAGCATGGATAACGAAATCAATATCTTTTTGGATAAAGAATTACGTCTCCTAGATTCCTGCTCGACAATTCAAGATACGGAATTCGAGGATTTCAAAGGACAAGCAATATATTCAACAATGTACTTTCTATGGTTGATAAAG CAAATTCCTGAATTTAGGAAGATTGAACTTCAAGAAAAGCTAAAAGCAGGAAACCTGAAGAACATACTACATAAGACATGTCCAGAAAGATCTTTCCTTTGGGATGTTTTGGAATTATAG